A window of Natrinema versiforme contains these coding sequences:
- a CDS encoding signal recognition particle protein Srp54 produces the protein MVLDDLGTSLRGTLDKLRGKSRLSEEDIEEIVKEIQRSLLSADVDVSLVMELSDNIEERALEEEPPAGTPARDFVLRIVYEELVDLIGDSTELPLEEQTILLAGLQGSGKTTSAAKMAWWFSTKGLRPAVIQTDTFRPGAYDQAEEMAERAEVDFYGNPDNDDPVEIARKGLEETSDADIHIVDTAGRHALEDDLIDEIEQIEGVVDPDTSLLVLDAAIGQGAKEQAQQFDESIGIDGVVITKLDGTAKGGGALTAVDQTDSSIAFLGTGEEVQDVERFEPDGFISRLLGMGDLSQLAERVERAMEQTDMEEEDWDPEDMLQGQFTLNDMQKQMEAMNNMGPLDQVMDMIPGLGGGIKDQLPEDAMDVTQERMQTFTVIMDSMTEAEKEYPKAIGASQIQRIARGSGTEEEQVRQLLQQYKMMERTMKQFQGMGSEQEMQRMMQQMQQGGGGGGGGMGGMGPFG, from the coding sequence ATGGTACTCGACGATCTCGGGACGTCTCTGCGGGGGACCTTGGACAAGCTCCGCGGGAAGTCGCGACTCAGCGAAGAAGATATCGAGGAGATCGTCAAGGAGATCCAGCGATCGCTGCTCTCCGCCGACGTCGACGTCTCGCTCGTGATGGAGCTGTCGGACAACATCGAGGAGCGCGCCTTAGAGGAGGAACCGCCCGCCGGCACGCCGGCGCGGGACTTCGTGCTCCGCATCGTCTACGAGGAGCTGGTCGATCTCATCGGCGACTCCACGGAGTTGCCCCTCGAGGAACAGACGATCCTCCTCGCGGGACTGCAGGGGTCGGGGAAGACGACCTCCGCCGCGAAGATGGCGTGGTGGTTCTCCACGAAGGGGCTGCGACCGGCGGTCATCCAGACGGACACCTTCCGCCCCGGCGCGTACGATCAGGCCGAGGAGATGGCCGAGCGCGCCGAGGTCGACTTCTATGGCAACCCGGACAACGACGACCCGGTCGAGATCGCCCGGAAGGGACTCGAGGAGACGAGCGACGCCGACATCCACATCGTGGACACGGCCGGTCGCCACGCGCTCGAGGACGACCTGATCGACGAGATCGAGCAGATCGAGGGCGTCGTCGACCCCGATACCTCGTTGCTCGTCCTCGACGCGGCGATCGGACAGGGCGCGAAAGAGCAGGCCCAGCAGTTCGACGAGTCGATCGGCATCGACGGCGTCGTCATCACGAAGTTAGACGGGACGGCGAAAGGTGGCGGCGCGCTGACTGCCGTCGACCAGACCGATTCCTCGATCGCCTTCCTCGGGACCGGCGAGGAGGTCCAAGACGTCGAGCGCTTCGAGCCCGACGGCTTCATCTCGCGGCTGCTCGGCATGGGCGATCTCAGCCAGCTCGCCGAGCGCGTCGAGCGCGCGATGGAGCAGACGGACATGGAGGAAGAGGACTGGGACCCCGAGGACATGCTGCAGGGCCAGTTCACCTTAAACGACATGCAAAAGCAGATGGAGGCGATGAACAACATGGGGCCGCTCGATCAGGTCATGGACATGATCCCCGGGCTCGGCGGCGGGATCAAGGACCAACTTCCCGAGGACGCCATGGACGTCACCCAAGAGCGGATGCAGACGTTTACGGTGATCATGGACTCGATGACCGAGGCCGAAAAGGAGTATCCGAAGGCCATCGGTGCGAGCCAGATCCAGCGCATCGCCCGCGGCTCCGGCACCGAAGAAGAGCAGGTCCGCCAACTGCTCCAGCAGTACAAGATGATGGAACGCACGATGAAGCAGTTCCAAGGCATGGGCTCCGAACAGGAGATGCAGCGCATGATGCAGCAGATGCAACAGGGCGGCGGTGGCGGAGGCGGTGGCATGGGCGGGATGGGTCCGTTCGGGTAA